GCTTCCTCATATACATACTCGAACACCACATTGTACACTCCGGGGGTGGAGGTTTCCCTGGTACGGCCGAAACCTACGGGCATCCCTGCCAGTTCTTGTAACTCCAACGCCACATGTTCCACCACATGACCCATATAGGTGCCCTCTTTGACCCTTTCCAGGAACCCCCCACGGTATTTTTTGGAGCATTGGTGTTCTACTAGACTGGGTAGAGTTTTCACCAGGGCCTCATAAAAGCCGGGAATCTGATTGGTGGGGGTGTTAGCCAAATCTTCCAAGTCTAGGCGTAACTGAATTAGTTTATGTCTTCTGATACTCCAGTAGTTGGGTCCTCTGAGGGTCAGTGTTCTGAGGATTCTCATCTGCTTTCTGTCCTTGCTGCTCCCTATGATATTACAGTGTCTCTCGAATGTGTTCCTGTTAACTGTTCAGTTTGAACATTTTAGAGATAGTCTTGAGCGGGCACGGGGGTATGGGTTTTTAGATTGTAGCGATCCCCATGGGCCAAAATGTGAAGACGAAGATTGTGGAGAGCCAGGGGAGCTTCTGCCGGCACTTTACCCTGATTTGTATGACTCATGGCCTTGGCATCCACAATGGTCACTGTGCCCTTCCCCAAAACCTCTAGGTACTCGCCGTGGAACAGGGCGCAGGTGTCCTCATCTATCCCCACCCCTAGTCTTTCCGGATGGCTGGAAATGGCTGCCAGGAGTCTAGCCATGCGATTGCGATTGTGAAAGTGCTGATCCACGATGATCTCTGGGATTATACCCAGCCCCATGGCCATATCTACCAGGGCTCGATTGGGAGACTCGCCACTACCACCGCCGGCTATCATATGGTGTCCCATTACTGCTGCCCCTGCACTGGTGCCTGCCAGGGTAATTTCCCCTAATTTCACCCTTTGGCGTATTCTTTCCATCAGGGGTGTGTCTGCCAATAAACCGCAGAGACGTAATTGATCTCCCCCCGTCATAAATATGCCTGTACACCTTTCCACATACCCCTGATATTCTGGATCTTCCCCCTGAAAACGATCCCGCACATCTAGAATCATTACATCTTTTACCCCCATGTCGCTAAAAATACTGGCGTAGCGCTCCCCTATAATAGTAGGTTCCCTGGAGGCGGAGGGAATAATGCCGATGATGGCCTCTTCTCCCCCTGCACAACGCCAGAAGGTTGTGAGAATTTCCTTGCCATGGACTTTATCCTCTGCACCCCCGATTACTAAAATGGAGTCTCGATAGTATTGCCTCATTTTTCTGTCTTACACCCCTTATTTGTTTCCTTGTCGTGAGCTAACAAGTTTGTGAGCGTACCATTATACGCCCTTTGTTGTCTGCACGTTTCATTGTTGACTTTCACCACCACCGTGAGCCACAATTAAAACTGGAAAGAACTTAGGGGTTTATTATAGGCGCTGTAATCACCCCTAAACTGTCAATTTTTTAACCGTCCTTAAGTAGTGAGAAGTGTTGTTGGGCAGTGCGAATCGACATAATTACTCTTTTCCCAGACTTTTTCACCTCTCCCCTCAGCTATGGAGTAATGGGCAGGGCTATTAAGAAGAACATTGCCATTGTCAATTTGGTCAACCCCCGCGATTTTACCACAGACAAACACCGTCAGGTGGACGATGAGCCCTATGGGGGAGGTGCGGGGATGGTATTAAAACCCGAGCCTATTTTCGCGGCAGTGGAGTCTCTGCCCGTCATCCAGCCAAGGGAGGTCATTTTGATGAGCCCCCAGGGTCAAACCCTCAATCAACCCCTTTTAAAAGAACTGGCATACAATTATAAACAACTAGTGATCATCTGTGGCCATTATGAGGGGGTAGACGAAAGGGTACAACATATAGTGACAAGGGAAATCTCTCTGGGGGATTTTGTGCTAACCTGTGGGGAAATCCCCGCCCTAGCTTTGATTAACGGTGTCATCCGACTTCTCCCCGGCGCTGTGGGAAAGGCTGAGTCCATAAGGTCAGATAGCTTTGAAGATGGATTGTTAGACTACCCCCACTATACCCGTCCAGCGGTTTTCAGGGGATGGGAGGTGCCCGCCGTCTTATTGTCAGGGAATCATCAGAAGATTGCCCAGTGGCGTCGGGAGAAGCAGTTGGAAATAACGAGGAAGAAACGACCAGACTTATTGGCCAAGTGGGAACAATCTCAACAGTGCAATAATAATAACAAATAACCCAAGAGCTGTTGTGGCGGCAATTGTCATGTCTCAGACCATTAACCCTTCCCTCTATAACCTAATTAAATTGTTGCGCTGGGACAAGCCGGCAGGAAGACTGATTTTGATGATCCCCGCCCTGTGGGCACTGTTTTTGGCGGCAGCGGGAAAACCCCCCCTTCCCTTGTTGCTGGTAGTCATCTTAGGGAGTATAGCCACTAGTGCCGCGGGTTGTGTTATCAATGACCTGTGGGATCGTAACATTGATGACAAGGTGGAAAGGACTAAAAATCGACCCCTTGCCTCCCGCGCTTTATCAGTAAAGGTGGCTCTTGTCGTCTTTTTTATCTTTCTGGCCATAGCCGCCATTTTGGCCTCCTATCTAAACCCCCTCAGCTTCTGGTTGTGTGTGGCGGCAGTGCCCGTTATTATTTGCTATCCCTTGGCCAAAAGGTTTTTCCCCGTACCCCAGCTGGTATTATCACTGGCTTGGGGCTTTGCCGTGTTGATCAGCTGGACTGCTGTTAAACCCGAAATATCTTTGGATACTTGGCTACTCTGGGCAGCTACAGTCACCTGGACAATGGGATTCGATACCGTATATGCCATGAGTGACAAAGAAGACGACCTAAGACTGGGCATCAATTCCAGTGCCATTTTCTTTGGAGATTGGGCCGCCGAGGCAGTCGGTCTATTCTTCGCTCTCACTGCAGGTTTATTGGCCTATATTGGACTTTTAAGGGGGTTTAACCCATTCTTTGGGGTCAGCTGGTTTGTGGCCGTGATTTTTTGGGTGGGACAATATGTCCGTCTCCGCACAGAGGAGGGTGACAAGAGTAAATATGGGCGTATTTTTAGCGAGAATGTATGGCTCGGTTTCATCCTCCTTTTGGGGATGATTTTAGGGCAAATATAGCAGTTACCGGCAAAGAAAACTGGCAGGCAAACATGAAAGACTGGTTGGGTTTAATGATTGGCAATTCCCGTCTCCACTGGGGTTTGTTTCGCGACAATCGTCTGGCCAAAACCTGGAATACTTTTCAGGCAGAATCCTTGGCGGAATTGAATACAGTAGTGGAGGATGAGGAGTTAAAAGAGTGTCTGCGGGCGCAAATCCCTCTTTACTTCGCCTCGGTAGTGCCTTCTGCTACCAAGATGTATTTATCTTTACCACAGGCGAGAATCATTGACTGTAGCCTTATCCCCCTCAAAAATACCTATCCTAGTTTGGGCTGCGATCGCATTTTGACCCTGTGGGGAGGGGGTTGTAAGTATGGTTTCCCCTGTTTAGTGATCGACAGTGGTACAGCCCTAACCTTCTCCGGCGCCGATGCCCAAAGACGCTTCCGGGGAGGGGCCATTTTGCCGGGGGTAAAGCTACAACTCCAGGCATTGTTTTTCCACACCGCCTCTCTCCCCGAAGTGGAAATCATGGCCGACTTAACCCCCCGTTGGGCCACCAATACCCCTTGTGCCATTCAAAGTGGTGTCATTTATACCATTACCGCGGGCATTAGGGACTTTGCCGAGGACTGGTTAAAGCAGTACCCCTGTAGTAAGGTAATTTTCACTGGTGGCGATGCCCTTCTTTTGTCTCACTATTTTCGCCGTATTTATCCCGACTTCCAAGCTGACATTGTTGTGGATCCAAATCTAATCTTTTTGGGTATGTGGGAGTATGTGTCTCTTTTAGATTCCCCCTTTTAACCTCCCTTCCCCGAGAAGCGAGTGCGAATTAGGGTCCCTATATTACTTTGATTTACATCTAAAATACGAGAGGTGAGAAAACGATTCATCCACTGCTCCAAATATCTACGATTGGCAATCTTTTCTTCTAGCTTATCAGTGTCTAGGGGATAGGGAGCCAGTCCTTTTATGGCAGCAGTGGTGACACAATACATGGACTTTTGGAAACTAATACAGATTTTCACCAACAAGTCTTTCTCTTTACGAGGGGTTTGACGATAGTATTCCCGCAAATAATCCGGGAGATAATGACCCATATCTTGCATTAACAGGGTAGGGGGAATCCCCGCACTCCCTATGGGCAGGGGATCAGCATAAAGGGCACCATAGTTGAATGACGCCTGATCTACGGGAATTTGATTGGCTTGGGCATTGTAGGAAACTGTGCCCGGAAAGGGTGCGCCTCGGAAAAATACCGCCTCCACATATGGCACCGCCACATCCATCAAAAAGGTCAAACCGGCGCTTTTGGGCAGTAAGTTATACCGTTCCCCCTTAATCACCACCCCATAGGTGATGGGCTTTTTGGCTGCCACCACTAGACCGTTTAAAATATGCTGTACTACATCAGGTATAGTTTTAATCTCCCCCCTATCATATCTATCTGACAGGGTGAGAAATATTCCAGCCATCACCTCCCAAAATTGCCCCAAGGCGGAGTAATAAACCAACATTTTTACCTGTTCGGGAAAAAACTGGGGAAAGAGTTTATGCAATCCAACTAACCCCGGATTATCGCCAATTTTAGCCCTTATAGCCTCCTCACAGAGTTGTTTGAACTCCCCGGTTTCCAGGTATTCTTCCAGTTTGCCTCCCCCATGCCATAACATCAAACGCATGCAATATTCCGCATACTCGTAATTGATGCGCTTATGCCACCAGTGACGTAATAATTTTTTCCAGGAAAACTCCCCATTAAAGTACTTGAAAAAGGGAAATAGTACTAAAAATTGATGTTCAGCAATATAAGTGAGATTGCGCCAATAAGCGTCTAAAACTATGCCATAGGCCTTTAAAATTCCTACCACCTCCATCACATTTTCCGGGGAATCTTGTAAAAGGGCTCCCCCCCTTTCCAAACGGTGGATATATTCGGCTAAAGGATGCTTGGATGGTGGAAGAGTTGTTGCTACCATATGTCCGTTTCTAGTTTTTTTTGTCTGTCTATTGTAGCTAGTTTTTGTGTTTCCCACTTGGGGAAGATAAACTTGAAATTGGTAGTAAAATCGAGTAAAATTCAGTAACCCTTTCTTCCTTTAGCATGTCATGGAGACACAAGAGTTTAGTGAAACTTTTCCCCTGTTCCACAATCTGGAAACAGAAACCCTTGAATGGCTTTTATCCATGACAGAAACGGAAAGTTATGACCCTCAGGAAATATTATTTTCAGAGGAAAGTTGGGGTAGGGGTGTAGACTTTATCGTTTCCGGATGGGTCAAATTGGAAAATGTCCGTGGAGAGGAGAGAAATACAATAGAAATTATAGGGCCAGGGGGTTTTGTGGGGGAAGCGGCCATCCTAGGCAATGTCGCCAGTGGCAGTCGAGTGGTAGCCATCTCCCCTGTGGAATCCCTGACAATTCCCGCCCAACGCTTCTTACAAATCCTCCATCAGGATATCCAAATTCAACATCGTCTCTTGAAACTAATGGTGGAAAAGGTGGGGGAGTATCAAAGATATTGTCAATTCTATCGTCAGCCACCCAAAGTAAGACTAGCTACGGTTTTGATTTCCCTGGCGGATAAATACGGTGAAACTGGCCAAAGGGGCATCGAGCTTTTTAATTTCCCCCGTCAGGATTTAGCTTCCCTAGCCCAATTGAGTTTGGATGAATGTTTGCAGGTGATGGCCAAGTTTGAAAACAAGGGAATAATAGCTACAGATGAGGATTCCGAGCGCCTGCTACTTTGTAACATCAAACA
Above is a window of Geminocystis sp. M7585_C2015_104 DNA encoding:
- the trmD gene encoding tRNA (guanosine(37)-N1)-methyltransferase TrmD → MRIDIITLFPDFFTSPLSYGVMGRAIKKNIAIVNLVNPRDFTTDKHRQVDDEPYGGGAGMVLKPEPIFAAVESLPVIQPREVILMSPQGQTLNQPLLKELAYNYKQLVIICGHYEGVDERVQHIVTREISLGDFVLTCGEIPALALINGVIRLLPGAVGKAESIRSDSFEDGLLDYPHYTRPAVFRGWEVPAVLLSGNHQKIAQWRREKQLEITRKKRPDLLAKWEQSQQCNNNNK
- a CDS encoding cyanophycinase — translated: MRQYYRDSILVIGGAEDKVHGKEILTTFWRCAGGEEAIIGIIPSASREPTIIGERYASIFSDMGVKDVMILDVRDRFQGEDPEYQGYVERCTGIFMTGGDQLRLCGLLADTPLMERIRQRVKLGEITLAGTSAGAAVMGHHMIAGGGSGESPNRALVDMAMGLGIIPEIIVDQHFHNRNRMARLLAAISSHPERLGVGIDEDTCALFHGEYLEVLGKGTVTIVDAKAMSHTNQGKVPAEAPLALHNLRLHILAHGDRYNLKTHTPVPAQDYL
- a CDS encoding CO2 hydration protein — encoded protein: MVATTLPPSKHPLAEYIHRLERGGALLQDSPENVMEVVGILKAYGIVLDAYWRNLTYIAEHQFLVLFPFFKYFNGEFSWKKLLRHWWHKRINYEYAEYCMRLMLWHGGGKLEEYLETGEFKQLCEEAIRAKIGDNPGLVGLHKLFPQFFPEQVKMLVYYSALGQFWEVMAGIFLTLSDRYDRGEIKTIPDVVQHILNGLVVAAKKPITYGVVIKGERYNLLPKSAGLTFLMDVAVPYVEAVFFRGAPFPGTVSYNAQANQIPVDQASFNYGALYADPLPIGSAGIPPTLLMQDMGHYLPDYLREYYRQTPRKEKDLLVKICISFQKSMYCVTTAAIKGLAPYPLDTDKLEEKIANRRYLEQWMNRFLTSRILDVNQSNIGTLIRTRFSGKGG
- a CDS encoding Crp/Fnr family transcriptional regulator; this encodes METQEFSETFPLFHNLETETLEWLLSMTETESYDPQEILFSEESWGRGVDFIVSGWVKLENVRGEERNTIEIIGPGGFVGEAAILGNVASGSRVVAISPVESLTIPAQRFLQILHQDIQIQHRLLKLMVEKVGEYQRYCQFYRQPPKVRLATVLISLADKYGETGQRGIELFNFPRQDLASLAQLSLDECLQVMAKFENKGIIATDEDSERLLLCNIKQLHHIVGKLGGD
- a CDS encoding 4-hydroxybenzoate solanesyltransferase, translating into MSQTINPSLYNLIKLLRWDKPAGRLILMIPALWALFLAAAGKPPLPLLLVVILGSIATSAAGCVINDLWDRNIDDKVERTKNRPLASRALSVKVALVVFFIFLAIAAILASYLNPLSFWLCVAAVPVIICYPLAKRFFPVPQLVLSLAWGFAVLISWTAVKPEISLDTWLLWAATVTWTMGFDTVYAMSDKEDDLRLGINSSAIFFGDWAAEAVGLFFALTAGLLAYIGLLRGFNPFFGVSWFVAVIFWVGQYVRLRTEEGDKSKYGRIFSENVWLGFILLLGMILGQI
- a CDS encoding pantothenate kinase, which gives rise to MKDWLGLMIGNSRLHWGLFRDNRLAKTWNTFQAESLAELNTVVEDEELKECLRAQIPLYFASVVPSATKMYLSLPQARIIDCSLIPLKNTYPSLGCDRILTLWGGGCKYGFPCLVIDSGTALTFSGADAQRRFRGGAILPGVKLQLQALFFHTASLPEVEIMADLTPRWATNTPCAIQSGVIYTITAGIRDFAEDWLKQYPCSKVIFTGGDALLLSHYFRRIYPDFQADIVVDPNLIFLGMWEYVSLLDSPF